A genome region from Chloroflexota bacterium includes the following:
- a CDS encoding M23 family metallopeptidase, giving the protein MRRILKFIPLLLVVGCCACVALFGLADYEFGDVKQLPEYSDHGIEGLAGGDAPPGGGSCGATGVPQEDNPFSGWPVDYHIGDWSTIASWFCDPNYFEGYTHWGIDLARYNWDESIYGVNAVVTAEKAIVEAAAYDPSFGPKAGTAHNYGMGNYVKLQALSCTVLIESEIGEDLDGDGLIKNVAVERCAETGWYSYYFHLLSVAVAKGDEVERGDVVGRIDSTGTSTGDHLHYQIKTPDGVSIDPAPSMSVNAAYDNALREQPRWDR; this is encoded by the coding sequence ATGCGCCGTATTCTAAAATTCATTCCCCTGCTTTTGGTCGTTGGCTGCTGTGCGTGCGTGGCGCTTTTTGGGTTGGCGGATTATGAGTTTGGCGATGTCAAGCAACTCCCCGAATACAGCGACCACGGTATTGAAGGTTTGGCCGGTGGGGATGCCCCTCCCGGTGGTGGTTCTTGCGGCGCTACTGGTGTTCCCCAAGAGGATAACCCCTTTTCAGGCTGGCCGGTGGACTACCATATTGGTGATTGGAGCACGATTGCATCCTGGTTCTGTGACCCCAACTATTTTGAGGGATACACCCATTGGGGCATTGATCTGGCCCGCTACAACTGGGATGAATCGATCTACGGGGTCAATGCCGTTGTGACGGCTGAAAAAGCGATTGTCGAAGCGGCTGCCTATGATCCTTCATTTGGCCCCAAAGCGGGCACAGCGCATAATTACGGTATGGGGAATTATGTCAAACTTCAGGCTCTATCCTGCACGGTTTTGATTGAGAGCGAGATCGGAGAAGACCTGGACGGTGACGGTCTCATCAAGAATGTGGCCGTAGAACGCTGCGCGGAAACCGGTTGGTACTCGTACTACTTCCACCTGCTGAGTGTGGCTGTAGCCAAAGGGGATGAAGTCGAACGCGGCGATGTGGTTGGGCGGATTGATAGCACTGGCACATCCACCGGCGATCACCTGCACTACCAAATCAAAACCCCGGATGGGGTGTCGATTGATCCCGCGCCATCCATGTCGGTCAATGCGGCCTATGACAACGCCTTGCGGGAACAACCCCGCTGGGATCGGTGA